Proteins from one Mesorhizobium sp. M9A.F.Ca.ET.002.03.1.2 genomic window:
- a CDS encoding SpoIIE family protein phosphatase translates to MNADSEPKLRFGLRSFRAKFVLVVGGAVLFDLLVSGGLALWNVQELSRDATSEVGEGLTRANQEYILSYANSTASRVDLLLDRVHGDVKTLAGVLQGQIDDPARQEQIGTSLAHQAPDSVNVVYNPQGGWAQNLPGAPSVVSVWGYLLGPDHRPLPVVQKEIEDSAVLDLVAPSLLAGGSSKLQMYFIGPKQWPIFRTAPYTDQAQTFDRLYPGHNKADFWEFFFPGIYSSWQQWAGDPTSRPVADDITQTAPYTDAITGKQIVSFFAPLWSRDRKNVAGIAGADITLDQLAEIVESVKIADTGFGFLTMSNGNVVAINPGGEAIIGLTSSSGGTQGVTGLERTLRGSTQPAIASLPLDRNNDSVIQHIMLDQQGESVPYIVVLKMLNPTNLWSSGPVKLEAMSLGIVVPEREIYASLFAAQDSISRATNRILLYQIAAIAFSLLIVFAAVVGISKRITAGLSALAGAAKQLQAKDYSVRVSIPTRDEVGEAGAAFNRMAEQISFHTENLEQLVDDRTRELEGANKEISALNDKLRDENVRLGAELAVAKHIQMMVLPKAGELEALPQVEIAAYMRPADEVGGDYYDVLQNGPHLKIGIGDVTGHGLESGVLMLMVQSVARALQEAGEGDPREFLDRLNRAIYKNIERTNTNKHLSLAFLDFRDERVTLSGQHEEVLVVRGDGDVERIDTVDLGLPVGLEKDIKPFIATRDIPFARGDVIVLHTDGVTEAENSEGKLFGLDRLSKSASEHHGGSAEEIKTGIIEDLMAHIGTQKIHDDITLVIMRHR, encoded by the coding sequence ATGAACGCTGACAGTGAGCCAAAACTGCGGTTCGGCCTGCGCTCGTTTCGGGCCAAATTCGTACTGGTGGTCGGCGGTGCCGTACTGTTCGACCTGTTGGTTAGCGGCGGGCTCGCTCTCTGGAACGTTCAGGAACTCTCGCGGGACGCGACGTCCGAAGTCGGCGAGGGTCTGACGAGGGCAAACCAGGAATACATTCTCTCCTACGCCAATTCGACCGCTTCACGCGTGGACCTCCTGCTCGACCGGGTGCACGGGGACGTCAAGACTCTGGCCGGCGTTCTGCAAGGCCAGATCGATGATCCGGCAAGGCAAGAGCAGATCGGAACGAGCCTTGCGCATCAGGCGCCCGATTCGGTGAACGTGGTCTACAATCCCCAGGGTGGATGGGCGCAGAACCTTCCGGGCGCGCCATCCGTGGTGAGCGTCTGGGGGTATCTGTTGGGCCCCGATCACCGTCCGCTTCCCGTTGTCCAGAAGGAAATCGAGGACAGCGCCGTTCTGGATCTCGTCGCGCCGAGCCTTCTGGCTGGCGGCTCGTCCAAGCTGCAGATGTACTTCATCGGTCCGAAGCAATGGCCGATCTTCAGAACGGCACCCTATACGGATCAGGCCCAGACCTTCGACCGCCTCTATCCGGGACACAACAAGGCGGATTTCTGGGAGTTTTTCTTTCCCGGAATCTACTCTTCCTGGCAGCAGTGGGCCGGCGATCCCACCTCACGTCCCGTTGCGGACGACATCACGCAGACCGCACCCTACACCGATGCGATCACCGGTAAGCAGATCGTGAGCTTCTTTGCTCCTTTGTGGTCGCGGGATCGGAAAAACGTCGCCGGCATCGCGGGAGCCGACATCACGCTCGATCAGCTTGCCGAGATCGTCGAGAGCGTGAAGATTGCCGACACCGGCTTCGGCTTCCTGACGATGTCGAACGGCAATGTCGTTGCGATCAATCCGGGTGGCGAAGCGATCATCGGCCTGACCTCGTCGAGCGGCGGCACGCAGGGCGTCACCGGCCTGGAACGCACGCTGCGCGGAAGCACGCAGCCGGCTATCGCCTCGCTGCCGCTCGATCGGAACAATGACAGCGTGATCCAGCATATCATGCTCGATCAGCAAGGCGAGAGTGTTCCTTATATCGTCGTTCTCAAGATGTTGAATCCGACAAATCTCTGGAGTTCCGGACCGGTGAAGTTGGAGGCGATGTCGTTGGGCATCGTCGTTCCCGAACGGGAGATCTATGCCTCGCTATTTGCTGCGCAGGACAGCATTTCCCGCGCCACAAACCGTATCCTGCTCTACCAGATTGCTGCCATCGCCTTTTCGCTTCTGATCGTTTTTGCCGCTGTTGTGGGGATTTCGAAGAGAATTACCGCCGGACTTAGCGCGCTTGCTGGAGCCGCAAAGCAGCTTCAGGCAAAGGATTATTCCGTCAGGGTAAGTATTCCGACGCGCGATGAGGTCGGAGAAGCAGGTGCTGCCTTCAATCGCATGGCTGAGCAGATCAGTTTCCACACAGAAAACCTTGAGCAGCTCGTCGATGATCGGACTAGGGAACTCGAAGGCGCGAACAAGGAAATCTCTGCGCTGAACGACAAGCTGCGTGACGAGAATGTTCGGCTTGGCGCCGAACTCGCGGTCGCCAAACATATCCAGATGATGGTTCTACCGAAGGCCGGCGAGCTCGAAGCACTCCCGCAGGTGGAGATTGCCGCTTATATGCGGCCAGCCGACGAGGTCGGCGGAGACTACTATGACGTTCTGCAGAATGGCCCGCACCTCAAGATCGGAATCGGCGATGTGACCGGGCATGGGCTGGAGAGCGGCGTGTTGATGCTGATGGTCCAGTCCGTCGCACGGGCATTGCAGGAGGCGGGCGAGGGCGATCCGCGAGAGTTCCTGGATCGGCTGAACCGTGCAATCTACAAGAACATCGAGCGGACCAACACCAATAAGCACCTTTCGCTGGCCTTTCTCGATTTTCGGGACGAGCGTGTGACGCTGTCAGGTCAGCATGAGGAGGTTCTCGTTGTCAGAGGCGATGGCGATGTCGAGCGCATCGATACTGTTGACCTGGGCCTGCCCGTCGGCTTGGAAAAGGATATCAAGCCATTCATCGCCACGCGCGATATTCCATTCGCCAGGGGCGATGTCATTGTGCTTCATACCGACGGCGTGACCGAGGCGGAGAATTCTGAGGGGAAACTGTTCGGCCTGGATCGCCTGTCCAAAAGCGCAAGCGAACATCATGGCGGCAGCGCGGAGGAGATCAAGACCGGCATCATCGAGGATCTCATGGCCCATATCGGAACCCAGAAGATCCATGACGACATCACCCTTGTGATCATGAGGCACAGGTAG
- a CDS encoding ATP-binding protein, with amino-acid sequence MTTLFGTADVAIGMNGGVSRVQLFDGPLELSWHHCATTSDFIADTFATRFQPSRNDYKEVRHSIGYLINELIENAVKFRAPGGIMIEASMDSETFKVKVSNVVDGEVATGFQGFLSEITAGDPGDLLIQRIEANAADPEMTSSGLGLLTLMSDYGARLAWIFSPTDENGRICLETYASIAISQTHN; translated from the coding sequence ATGACAACACTCTTTGGAACCGCCGATGTTGCGATCGGGATGAACGGAGGTGTCAGTCGCGTGCAGCTATTTGACGGACCTCTGGAATTGAGTTGGCACCACTGCGCCACCACATCGGATTTTATTGCCGATACATTTGCTACGCGCTTTCAGCCGTCCCGCAACGACTATAAGGAAGTGCGGCACAGTATCGGCTATTTGATCAATGAGCTTATCGAGAATGCGGTCAAGTTTCGCGCTCCGGGTGGAATCATGATTGAAGCGTCGATGGATTCGGAAACATTCAAGGTGAAGGTTTCGAATGTGGTAGATGGAGAAGTTGCCACCGGGTTCCAGGGGTTTTTGTCGGAGATAACGGCTGGCGATCCCGGCGATCTTCTCATTCAGCGCATCGAGGCGAATGCTGCTGATCCGGAGATGACGAGTTCGGGTCTTGGGCTTTTGACCCTGATGAGCGACTATGGTGCACGGTTGGCCTGGATTTTCAGCCCGACCGACGAAAATGGCCGGATTTGCTTGGAAACTTATGCTTCTATCGCTATCTCGCAAACCCATAATTGA
- a CDS encoding DUF995 domain-containing protein, with product MRKLQILLALAAIGGCMSMASFDAAAATQSKTSIAAESGTPLTTEELFRLYSNRSWIWKNGAGYFSAKQRRFIAATGRGSAGSLGVGRWFLTDSGKLCFWAEWYAKSGVSPALTCFRHRKKGGVVFQRKEPDGEWYAFKNAPTRANDEYRKLRAGDYVSAKYNRIQAKLPINR from the coding sequence ATGCGGAAACTACAGATATTGCTGGCGCTGGCTGCGATCGGCGGCTGCATGAGCATGGCATCTTTCGATGCTGCCGCCGCGACACAGAGTAAGACTAGCATCGCTGCAGAATCGGGGACACCGCTGACGACCGAGGAGCTCTTTCGGCTGTACTCGAATCGGTCTTGGATATGGAAGAACGGCGCCGGTTACTTCTCGGCGAAACAGCGGCGGTTCATTGCCGCGACAGGCCGTGGCAGCGCAGGCTCCTTGGGCGTCGGGCGTTGGTTCCTTACCGATTCCGGCAAGCTCTGCTTCTGGGCGGAATGGTACGCGAAAAGCGGCGTTTCACCAGCTCTGACCTGCTTCCGGCATCGTAAGAAAGGTGGCGTCGTGTTCCAGAGGAAAGAGCCGGACGGCGAGTGGTATGCGTTCAAGAACGCGCCGACCAGGGCAAACGATGAATATCGCAAGCTGCGTGCGGGCGATTACGTCAGCGCAAAATACAACAGAATCCAGGCGAAGCTGCCGATCAACAGGTGA
- a CDS encoding glycoside hydrolase family 26 protein: MKTVGKNTSRVIAISLATLTLSGAVLAASLPRGLPSENTQATNQITDKRPIVTETSNDFGAYDPHGDFGQDKNVKIEHLFLPWEDVDLSSLAIADEYVLQRGRSLLITVEPWSWDVDWRVTSGELLNGILSGRYDANMASVCAAADNLKSQVIIRWAQEMDETDNQFTWAHWKPESYITAYRRMVTVCRQHLKSAKYMWSPKGNPELVSFYPGDEYVDIVGLSLFGLQKHDRDHFGKDLTFAETLEPRYRLVENFGKPIMVAELGYDGDQSYVRNWAENVARKYPEFPRLTGVVYFNDREVYPWPNGYGLPDWRVVSGQATN, translated from the coding sequence ATGAAAACTGTCGGAAAGAATACCTCGAGAGTGATCGCAATTTCGCTTGCTACATTGACTCTATCGGGTGCCGTATTGGCAGCCAGCTTGCCCCGCGGGCTTCCTAGCGAGAATACGCAGGCCACGAACCAGATAACGGACAAGCGGCCTATCGTCACCGAAACGTCGAACGATTTCGGTGCCTACGATCCGCATGGCGACTTTGGCCAAGACAAGAACGTCAAGATCGAGCATCTTTTCCTGCCCTGGGAAGATGTCGATCTCTCCTCGCTGGCGATCGCCGACGAATATGTTCTGCAGCGTGGGCGATCACTCCTCATTACGGTTGAACCCTGGTCGTGGGACGTCGACTGGCGCGTCACGTCAGGCGAGCTGCTGAACGGAATCCTCAGCGGCCGCTACGACGCCAATATGGCCTCGGTCTGTGCTGCTGCCGATAACCTGAAAAGCCAGGTGATCATCCGTTGGGCACAGGAAATGGACGAAACCGACAACCAGTTCACCTGGGCACACTGGAAACCCGAAAGCTACATCACTGCCTACCGCCGAATGGTGACGGTCTGCCGCCAGCACCTGAAGAGCGCCAAGTACATGTGGTCGCCAAAGGGAAATCCGGAGCTGGTCAGCTTCTATCCGGGCGATGAATACGTCGACATTGTCGGTCTCTCCTTATTTGGCCTTCAGAAACACGATCGTGACCATTTCGGAAAGGATCTGACATTCGCCGAGACGCTCGAGCCCCGCTACCGGCTCGTCGAAAACTTCGGCAAGCCGATCATGGTGGCCGAGTTGGGCTATGACGGAGACCAGTCCTACGTGCGGAACTGGGCAGAGAACGTCGCGCGGAAGTACCCCGAATTTCCGCGCCTGACTGGGGTCGTCTACTTCAACGACCGAGAAGTCTATCCTTGGCCGAATGGCTACGGCCTCCCCGATTGGCGGGTCGTCTCCGGCCAGGCCACCAACTAG
- a CDS encoding DUF995 domain-containing protein produces the protein MTSAELYMLYRDKSWQWTDGAGRMQAEGRRFSAWAGSGEKAAWAEGRWTVADNGRLCFKAQWHSSSGVAANRTCFSHRELGETIYQKREPSGDWYVFKHAAPATEDEFSKLVSQDLVTPDLQRIKSELEPAKQLSDANLKAQQ, from the coding sequence ATGACGAGCGCAGAGCTTTATATGCTCTATCGCGACAAATCGTGGCAGTGGACTGACGGCGCGGGCCGGATGCAGGCCGAGGGGCGGCGCTTTTCCGCATGGGCCGGATCTGGCGAGAAGGCGGCATGGGCTGAGGGCCGCTGGACCGTCGCCGACAACGGCCGCCTGTGCTTCAAGGCGCAATGGCATTCATCGTCCGGCGTCGCTGCCAACAGGACCTGCTTCAGCCACAGGGAGCTTGGCGAAACCATCTATCAGAAGAGAGAGCCGTCGGGAGACTGGTACGTCTTCAAGCACGCCGCCCCTGCAACCGAAGACGAGTTCAGCAAGCTCGTCAGCCAAGATCTGGTCACGCCGGATCTGCAGCGGATCAAGTCCGAGCTGGAACCCGCAAAGCAGCTCTCTGATGCCAATCTCAAAGCGCAACAATGA
- a CDS encoding UDP-glucose/GDP-mannose dehydrogenase family protein: MKIAMIGTGYVGLVSGTCFAEWGNEVVCVDKNADKIRQLEQGKLPIYEPGLDRLVRCNHAAGRLSFTTDLAAALSNAEIVFIAVGTPPRPGIGDADLSFVCMAAREIALSLKDHAVVAVKSTVPVGTGDIVERIIASSRPEGRFSVVSNPEFLREGSAIDDFLFPDRVVVGVEDEYAREAMQALYRPLADANTPVIVTQRRAAELIKYASNAFLATKITFINELADLCEEVGTDVSELALGVGLDHRIGKAFLSAGPGYGGSCFPKDTLALLRTAQDYGVSLRIVEETVAANEARKRKMALKVVDAVGGDVDGLTIAVLGLTFKPDTDDMRDAPSVPLIEALQRFGANIRAHDPVGMENAARIFENVALFEDPYECARDADAVIVVTEWASICQLDLHRLRQAMRSPILIDLRNAFGRGAAQAGFQVTSIGRPVPQRSGIISGGGPKPKHDIQDNVSKG, encoded by the coding sequence ATGAAAATCGCAATGATCGGAACGGGTTACGTCGGGCTCGTCAGCGGCACTTGCTTTGCCGAATGGGGCAATGAGGTCGTCTGTGTCGACAAGAACGCGGACAAGATCAGGCAACTCGAACAGGGTAAGTTGCCGATCTACGAGCCGGGCCTCGACAGGCTCGTGCGCTGCAATCATGCGGCCGGTCGACTATCCTTTACCACTGACCTTGCCGCAGCCCTGAGCAACGCGGAAATCGTCTTTATCGCGGTGGGAACGCCGCCTCGCCCGGGCATTGGCGACGCGGATCTTTCATTCGTTTGTATGGCGGCCAGGGAGATCGCGCTTTCCCTGAAAGACCATGCGGTCGTGGCGGTCAAATCGACCGTGCCGGTCGGCACCGGCGACATAGTCGAGAGGATCATCGCAAGCAGTCGCCCGGAGGGGAGATTTTCCGTCGTCTCCAACCCCGAGTTCCTTCGCGAAGGTTCAGCGATAGACGACTTCCTGTTTCCGGACCGCGTCGTCGTCGGCGTCGAGGACGAATATGCGCGGGAGGCGATGCAGGCCCTTTACAGACCGCTCGCCGACGCGAACACGCCGGTCATCGTCACTCAGCGGCGCGCGGCCGAGCTGATCAAATACGCGTCGAACGCATTCCTTGCGACGAAGATCACCTTCATCAACGAGCTGGCTGATCTTTGCGAAGAGGTTGGCACCGACGTCAGCGAGTTGGCGCTCGGCGTCGGTCTCGATCACCGTATCGGCAAGGCCTTCCTGAGCGCCGGGCCTGGCTACGGCGGCTCATGCTTTCCAAAGGATACGTTGGCACTTCTTCGGACGGCGCAGGACTACGGCGTCTCGCTGCGTATCGTCGAGGAGACGGTGGCGGCCAACGAAGCCCGCAAGCGCAAGATGGCGCTCAAGGTCGTCGATGCGGTCGGCGGAGACGTCGATGGACTGACGATCGCGGTGCTCGGCCTGACCTTCAAGCCGGACACCGACGATATGCGCGACGCGCCCTCCGTGCCGTTGATCGAGGCGCTACAGCGCTTCGGCGCCAACATCCGCGCGCATGATCCTGTCGGCATGGAGAATGCGGCGCGCATCTTCGAAAATGTCGCGCTGTTCGAAGACCCCTATGAGTGTGCACGTGATGCCGATGCGGTGATCGTCGTCACCGAGTGGGCAAGCATCTGCCAGCTCGATCTTCATCGCCTAAGACAGGCAATGCGGTCTCCAATCCTGATCGATCTTCGCAACGCGTTCGGGCGGGGCGCGGCACAGGCCGGCTTTCAAGTAACGAGTATCGGCCGACCTGTGCCGCAGCGGTCCGGCATCATATCCGGTGGCGGGCCGAAACCGAAGCACGACATCCAGGACAATGTGAGCAAAGGCTAA
- a CDS encoding cellulose synthase catalytic subunit codes for MVPVLTGYRRIEYLAGAFVWLAALLYFWTWWFRPEHFVDLFGFVAVTLVFGWVTLLPVYFLAVFSRACKPSGPLELAAGSRVAMVVTKAPSEPFSVVANTLNSMLAQDVPHDTWLADEDPSPETLNWCRQHGVLVSTRKGRADYHRETWPRRTRCKEGNLAFFYDHYGYERYDFVSQLDADHVPEPGYLREMLRPFADPDVGYVSAPSICDRNAAESWSARGRLYAEASMHGALQAGYSGGLAPLCIGSHYAVRTAALKEIGGLGPELAEDHSTTLMMNAHGWRGVHALDAIAHGDGPRTFADLVTQEFQWSRSLVTILLQYSPLYIPRLPARLKFQFLFCQLWYPLFALFLALMFAMPIFALLRGENFVAVTYPGFVVHFAPATIVLVAMFYRWRATGTFRPFDGKVLSWEAMFYLLARWPWFLAGSIAAVRDWATGSFVDFRITPKGRSEVDPLPLRVLAPFGVLSVASVLPVLFIGDAGETRGFYVLAIINAVLYALLLLVILVRHARENAVRVTNRSYRPAMAAALLATFLLPGMAAAQHGAEGLEALAWGARRVKLFEVRYSASGAGIGGFDTRKITFKPRWLPGS; via the coding sequence ATGGTCCCAGTTCTGACAGGCTATCGCAGGATCGAATACCTGGCCGGCGCCTTCGTCTGGCTGGCAGCGCTCCTCTATTTCTGGACCTGGTGGTTCAGGCCAGAGCACTTCGTCGACCTTTTCGGCTTCGTTGCCGTAACCCTCGTCTTCGGATGGGTTACGCTTTTGCCCGTTTATTTCCTGGCGGTCTTTTCTCGCGCCTGCAAACCCAGCGGGCCACTGGAGCTGGCCGCAGGGAGCCGTGTAGCCATGGTGGTAACAAAGGCGCCCTCCGAGCCGTTTTCGGTTGTCGCGAACACGCTGAATTCCATGCTTGCGCAGGATGTGCCTCACGACACATGGCTCGCCGACGAAGATCCTTCGCCGGAGACTTTGAACTGGTGCCGGCAGCACGGCGTCCTCGTCTCCACGCGCAAGGGGCGAGCGGATTATCACCGTGAGACCTGGCCGCGGCGCACGCGCTGCAAGGAAGGGAACCTCGCATTCTTCTATGATCATTACGGTTACGAGCGGTATGACTTCGTCTCACAACTCGATGCGGACCATGTCCCCGAGCCCGGCTATCTGCGGGAGATGCTGCGGCCCTTTGCCGATCCTGATGTGGGCTACGTCTCAGCGCCGAGCATCTGCGATCGCAATGCTGCGGAGAGCTGGTCGGCGCGCGGGCGGCTCTATGCCGAAGCCAGCATGCATGGCGCGCTGCAAGCCGGCTACAGTGGCGGACTGGCGCCGCTCTGCATCGGCTCCCACTATGCCGTTCGCACCGCGGCCTTGAAGGAGATCGGAGGGCTCGGGCCCGAGCTTGCCGAGGACCACTCGACCACTTTGATGATGAACGCCCATGGCTGGCGTGGCGTCCATGCGCTGGACGCAATCGCCCATGGCGATGGTCCGCGCACCTTCGCCGATCTGGTTACGCAGGAGTTCCAGTGGTCACGCAGCCTGGTGACGATTCTGCTGCAATATTCGCCCCTCTATATTCCCCGGCTCCCGGCGCGACTCAAGTTTCAGTTCCTGTTTTGCCAGCTCTGGTATCCGCTCTTTGCGTTGTTCCTGGCTCTCATGTTTGCGATGCCGATCTTTGCGCTCCTGCGCGGCGAGAATTTTGTTGCGGTCACCTATCCCGGATTCGTGGTGCATTTTGCTCCCGCGACCATCGTGCTGGTCGCCATGTTCTACCGTTGGCGGGCGACCGGCACGTTCAGGCCGTTCGACGGTAAGGTGCTGAGCTGGGAAGCGATGTTCTATCTGCTCGCACGCTGGCCCTGGTTCCTTGCGGGCAGCATTGCCGCCGTTCGCGATTGGGCTACCGGATCGTTTGTCGACTTCCGCATCACGCCCAAGGGGCGATCCGAAGTGGATCCGCTGCCTCTTCGCGTTCTCGCCCCTTTTGGCGTTCTCTCGGTTGCCTCCGTGCTTCCCGTTCTGTTCATCGGCGACGCTGGCGAGACGCGTGGCTTCTACGTCTTGGCTATCATCAACGCGGTTCTTTACGCATTGCTGCTCCTTGTCATCCTCGTCCGGCATGCCCGCGAAAACGCCGTCCGGGTCACGAACCGGTCGTATCGTCCCGCAATGGCGGCAGCCCTCCTCGCCACGTTTCTTCTGCCTGGGATGGCAGCTGCCCAGCATGGCGCGGAAGGGTTGGAGGCGCTCGCTTGGGGCGCAAGGCGCGTGAAGCTGTTCGAGGTGAGATATTCGGCCTCTGGAGCCGGAATCGGCGGGTTTGACACGCGCAAGATCACGTTCAAACCGAGATGGCTCCCTGGGAGCTGA